In Dysidea avara chromosome 3, odDysAvar1.4, whole genome shotgun sequence, a single window of DNA contains:
- the LOC136251104 gene encoding mitogen-activated protein kinase 12-like isoform X1, with amino-acid sequence MGATKTVTSNRVIPIDIQLMIVLETQIITELVAMSTSAGYSGLTYPVLIGNAVRVCSTNEFANLPHHDHFMVKERIRDSSGIVKARLTLRCSTTKRYGIDKPFASSTGFSKPLHYEYGEPMHHRENCTNPGYVVFTCEGIFNGSMKYPLPTRRAANNRIGKGGNGFVFIIYHSGKEYAVKKTVYRANEVNVHSALRHENILPLVAVLMGERHEHHSRKFYCFHFMPKMDCDLRQIMSTKEVGCLKHFHTNCVNDPRKWEIGFSNIKFILGETLKALTYLHDNGYVHRDVKASNIMIKMHCHCKPLCCNCSSKFDLKSGGTIIDCSSKFQVKLGDFDSAGTVPGLGIKEPTDQMIKFASILPLGTPGYRAPEVSMHITVSGPYEKLYTFAVDMWSFGCLCLNICIGKTAALRQREEASLLLSRTHQCSKELWEKTTKIKELENALPFLHENDFTNLVKGCLQVNSAERPSAKEALAVFT; translated from the exons ATGGGAGCTACCAAAACTGTAACAAGTAACCGTGTGATTCCTATTGATATTCAG TTGATGATTGTACTGGAAACTCAGATAATTACAGAACTTGTAGCCATGTCTACATCTGCTGGATATAGCGGACTTACCTATCCAGTACTGATTGGCAATGCTGTCAGAGTGTGTTCTACCAATGAGTTTGCAAATTTACCTCATCACGATCATTTCATGGTAAAAGAAAGGATAAGAGATAGCTCAGGAATAGTTAAAGCCAGGCTAACCTTGAGGTGTTCTACGACAAAGAG ATATGGAATTGATAAACCATTTGCCAGTAGCACTGGTTTCAGTAAACCATTACATTATGAGTATGGTGAACCAATGCACCACAGAGAAAACTGCACCAATCCTGGATATGTTGTGTTCACA TGTGAAGGGATATTTAATGGTAGCATGAAGTATCCACTACCAACCAGAAGAGCTGCTAACAACAGAATAGGAAAAGGAGGGAATGGATTTGTTTTTATTATATATCATAGTGGAAAAGAATATGCTGTTAAAAAG ACAGTGTACCGAGCTAATGAAGTTAATGTTCATTCTGCTTTGAGGCATGAAAATATTCTTCCTCTCGTGGCAGTTCTAATGGGAGAGAGACATGAACATCATTCTCGAAAATTCTACTGCTTCCACTTCATGCCCAAGATGGACTGTGATTTACGACAAATTATGTCTACTAAAGAGGTCGGCTGTTTGAAGCATTTCCACACCAATTGTGTGAATGATCCGAGAAAATGGGAAATTGGATTCAGCAACATTAAATTCATCTTAGGTGAAACACTTAAAGCATTGACCTACCTTCATGATAATGGATATGTCCACAGGGACGTAAAAG CAAGTAACATCATGATCAAAATGCACTGTCACTGCAAGCCACTGTGCTGTAATTGTAGCTCTAAGTTTGACTTGAAATCTGGAGGTACAATTATAGATTGTAGCTCCAAGTTCCAAGTCAAACTTGGAGACTTTGACTCTGCTGGCACTGTACCAGGACTTGGTATAAAAGAGCCTACTGACCAGATGATCAAGTTTGCCTCAATTCTGCCACTAGGTACACCAGGATATCGGGCTCCTGAG GTATCCATGCACATCACCGTATCAGGACCTTATGAGAAACTGTATACCTTTGCAGTTGACATGTGGTCATTTGGATGTCTGTGTTTGAATATTTGTATTGGGAAGACAGCAGCTTTAAGACAGAGAGAG GAGGCCTCACTATTATTATCAAGAACTCATCAGTGCTCCAAGGAATTGTGGGAGAAAACAACCAAA ATAAAGGAACTAGAAAATGCACTGCCATTTTTACATGAAAACGATTTCACAAATCTTGTAAAAGGTTGTCTACAAGTCAACAGCGCAGAAAGACCATCAGCTAAAGAAGCTTTAGCGGTGTTTACTTAA
- the LOC136251104 gene encoding mitogen-activated protein kinase 12-like isoform X2, with amino-acid sequence MGATKTVTSNRVIPIDIQLMIVLETQIITELVAMSTSAGYSGLTYPVLIGNAVRVCSTNEFANLPHHDHFMVKERIRDSSGIVKARLTLRCSTTKRYGIDKPFASSTGFSKPLHYEYGEPMHHRENCTNPGYVVFTCEGIFNGSMKYPLPTRRAANNRIGKGGNGFVFIIYHSGKEYAVKKTVYRANEVNVHSALRHENILPLVAVLMGERHEHHSRKFYCFHFMPKMDCDLRQIMSTKEVGCLKHFHTNCVNDPRKWEIGFSNIKFILGETLKALTYLHDNGYVHRDVKGLGIKEPTDQMIKFASILPLGTPGYRAPEVSMHITVSGPYEKLYTFAVDMWSFGCLCLNICIGKTAALRQREEASLLLSRTHQCSKELWEKTTKIKELENALPFLHENDFTNLVKGCLQVNSAERPSAKEALAVFT; translated from the exons ATGGGAGCTACCAAAACTGTAACAAGTAACCGTGTGATTCCTATTGATATTCAG TTGATGATTGTACTGGAAACTCAGATAATTACAGAACTTGTAGCCATGTCTACATCTGCTGGATATAGCGGACTTACCTATCCAGTACTGATTGGCAATGCTGTCAGAGTGTGTTCTACCAATGAGTTTGCAAATTTACCTCATCACGATCATTTCATGGTAAAAGAAAGGATAAGAGATAGCTCAGGAATAGTTAAAGCCAGGCTAACCTTGAGGTGTTCTACGACAAAGAG ATATGGAATTGATAAACCATTTGCCAGTAGCACTGGTTTCAGTAAACCATTACATTATGAGTATGGTGAACCAATGCACCACAGAGAAAACTGCACCAATCCTGGATATGTTGTGTTCACA TGTGAAGGGATATTTAATGGTAGCATGAAGTATCCACTACCAACCAGAAGAGCTGCTAACAACAGAATAGGAAAAGGAGGGAATGGATTTGTTTTTATTATATATCATAGTGGAAAAGAATATGCTGTTAAAAAG ACAGTGTACCGAGCTAATGAAGTTAATGTTCATTCTGCTTTGAGGCATGAAAATATTCTTCCTCTCGTGGCAGTTCTAATGGGAGAGAGACATGAACATCATTCTCGAAAATTCTACTGCTTCCACTTCATGCCCAAGATGGACTGTGATTTACGACAAATTATGTCTACTAAAGAGGTCGGCTGTTTGAAGCATTTCCACACCAATTGTGTGAATGATCCGAGAAAATGGGAAATTGGATTCAGCAACATTAAATTCATCTTAGGTGAAACACTTAAAGCATTGACCTACCTTCATGATAATGGATATGTCCACAGGGACGTAAAAG GACTTGGTATAAAAGAGCCTACTGACCAGATGATCAAGTTTGCCTCAATTCTGCCACTAGGTACACCAGGATATCGGGCTCCTGAG GTATCCATGCACATCACCGTATCAGGACCTTATGAGAAACTGTATACCTTTGCAGTTGACATGTGGTCATTTGGATGTCTGTGTTTGAATATTTGTATTGGGAAGACAGCAGCTTTAAGACAGAGAGAG GAGGCCTCACTATTATTATCAAGAACTCATCAGTGCTCCAAGGAATTGTGGGAGAAAACAACCAAA ATAAAGGAACTAGAAAATGCACTGCCATTTTTACATGAAAACGATTTCACAAATCTTGTAAAAGGTTGTCTACAAGTCAACAGCGCAGAAAGACCATCAGCTAAAGAAGCTTTAGCGGTGTTTACTTAA
- the LOC136251106 gene encoding TNF receptor-associated factor 2-like — translation MPGHQIYLQGGGEVHEGLKCTYCRLVLKDPIQTSETGHRFCKDCFEDAKHSTSQVDPSDTAWPDCAIKKEINSLRVVCENFENGCEWKGLFKELNDQHLSSCQYITVECRNTGCGDRVLLSKLEDHLKNKCPQRLVKCKNCGKKLLFKDQEAHDDNCPNALRSCHLCQQ, via the exons ATGCCTGGACACCAAATCTATTTACAAGGAGGAGGGGAGGTTCATGAAGGACTGAAATGTACATATTGTCGACTGGTGTTGAAGGACCCCATACAAACCAGTGAGACCGGACATCGATTCTGTAAAGATTGCTTTGAAGACGCAAA ACATTCAACCAGTCAAGTTGATCCTAGTGACACT GCATGGCCTGATTGTGCTATTAAGAAAGAGATCAATAGCTTACGTGTTGTTTGTGAAAACTTTGAAAATGGATGTGAATGGAAGGGACTATTCAAGGAGTTAAAT GATCAACACTTGTCAAGTTGTCAGTACATTACAGTGGAGTGTAGGAACACTGGATGTGGTGATAGAGTATTACTGTCTAAACTAGAAGATCACTTGAAGAATAAGTGTCCACAACGACTAGTGAAGTGTAAGAATTGCGGCAAGAAGCTATTGTTTAAAGATCAAGAG GCACATGATGATAACTGCCCCAATGCTTTGAGAAGCTGTCATCTCTGCCAGCAGTAG